One genomic window of Providencia hangzhouensis includes the following:
- the rpmJ gene encoding 50S ribosomal protein L36, whose product MKVRASVKKLCRNCKIIRRNGSVRVICSVEPRHKQRQG is encoded by the coding sequence ATGAAAGTTCGTGCTTCCGTCAAGAAATTATGCCGTAACTGCAAAATTATTCGTCGCAATGGTAGCGTTCGTGTAATTTGTAGTGTTGAACCAAGACATAAACAACGTCAAGGTTAA
- a CDS encoding DNA-directed RNA polymerase subunit alpha: MQGSVTEFLKPRLVDIEQVSSTHAKVTLEPLERGFGHTLGNALRRILLSSMPGCAVTEVEIDGVLHEYSTKEGVQEDILEILLNLKGLAVKVQGKDEVILTLNKSGIGPVTAADIIHDGDVEIVKPQHIICHLTDESASINMRIKVQRGRGYVPASARVHSEEDERPIGRLLVDACYSPVERIAYNVEAARVEQRTDLDKLVIEMETNGTIDPEEAIRRAATILAEQLEAFVDLRDVRQPEVKEEKPEFDPILLRPVDDLELTVRSANCLKAEAIHYIGDLVQRTEVELLKTPNLGKKSLTEIKDVLASRGLSLGMRLENWPPASIADD; the protein is encoded by the coding sequence ATGCAGGGTTCTGTGACAGAGTTTCTAAAACCGCGCCTGGTAGATATCGAGCAAGTGAGTTCGACGCACGCTAAGGTGACCCTTGAGCCTTTAGAGCGTGGCTTTGGCCATACTCTTGGTAACGCACTGCGCCGTATTCTGCTTTCGTCTATGCCGGGTTGTGCGGTGACAGAGGTTGAGATTGATGGTGTACTGCATGAGTACAGCACCAAAGAAGGTGTACAGGAAGATATCCTGGAGATTCTCCTCAACCTGAAAGGGCTGGCGGTAAAAGTTCAGGGGAAAGATGAAGTTATTTTAACCTTGAATAAATCTGGCATTGGCCCTGTGACTGCAGCCGACATCATCCATGATGGTGATGTCGAAATCGTCAAGCCACAGCACATCATCTGCCACCTGACTGACGAAAGCGCATCTATTAATATGCGAATTAAAGTACAGCGTGGTCGTGGTTATGTGCCGGCTTCTGCCCGAGTTCATTCGGAAGAAGATGAGCGCCCAATCGGTCGTTTGTTAGTCGATGCTTGCTACAGCCCAGTAGAGCGTATTGCCTACAATGTTGAAGCAGCTCGTGTTGAGCAACGTACAGACTTGGATAAGTTAGTTATTGAAATGGAAACTAACGGTACAATCGATCCTGAAGAGGCGATTCGCCGTGCGGCAACCATTCTGGCTGAACAACTTGAAGCTTTTGTTGACTTACGTGATGTACGTCAGCCTGAAGTTAAAGAAGAAAAACCAGAATTCGATCCTATCTTATTGCGCCCAGTTGACGATCTGGAATTGACTGTCCGCTCTGCTAACTGCCTCAAAGCAGAAGCTATCCACTACATCGGTGATCTGGTACAGCGTACAGAAGTTGAGTTGCTTAAAACTCCGAATCTTGGTAAGAAATCTCTTACTGAAATTAAGGACGTCTTGGCATCTCGTGGTCTTTCTCTGGGCATGCGCTTAGAAAATTGGCCACCAGCAAGTATTGCTGATGATTAA
- the rpsM gene encoding 30S ribosomal protein S13 translates to MARIAGINIPDHKHTVIALTSIFGIGKTRSQAICEATGIAENVKISELSEEQIDKLRDEVAKYVVEGDLRREITLSIKRLMDLGCYRGLRHRRGLPVRGQRTKTNARTRKGPRKPIKK, encoded by the coding sequence GTGGCCCGTATAGCAGGCATTAACATTCCTGATCATAAACATACTGTAATCGCTTTAACATCGATTTTCGGTATCGGCAAAACTCGTTCACAGGCTATCTGTGAAGCAACTGGTATTGCTGAAAATGTTAAGATCAGTGAGCTGTCTGAAGAACAAATCGACAAGCTGCGTGACGAAGTTGCTAAATACGTTGTAGAAGGTGACTTACGTCGTGAAATTACCCTGAGCATCAAGCGTCTGATGGACCTTGGATGTTACCGTGGTTTACGTCATCGTCGTGGTCTTCCTGTGCGCGGACAGCGTACTAAGACTAACGCTCGTACCCGTAAGGGTCCGCGTAAGCCGATCAAGAAATAA
- the rplE gene encoding 50S ribosomal protein L5 has translation MAKLHDYYKDEVVNKLMTEFSYTSVMQVPRVEKITLNMGVGEAIADKKLLDNAAADLTAISGQKPLITKARKSVAGFKIRQGYPIGCKVTLRGERMWEFLERLISIAVPRIRDFRGLSAKSFDGRGNYSMGVREQIIFPEIDYDKVDRVRGLDITITTTAKSDDEGRALLAAFNFPFRK, from the coding sequence ATGGCGAAACTGCATGATTACTATAAAGACGAAGTAGTTAATAAACTCATGACCGAGTTTAGCTACACTTCTGTCATGCAAGTCCCTCGGGTCGAGAAGATCACCCTGAATATGGGTGTTGGTGAAGCGATTGCTGATAAAAAACTGCTGGATAATGCAGCAGCTGATTTAACAGCGATCTCAGGTCAAAAACCTTTGATCACCAAAGCACGCAAATCTGTTGCAGGCTTCAAAATCCGTCAGGGCTATCCAATCGGCTGTAAAGTAACCCTGCGTGGCGAACGCATGTGGGAGTTCCTTGAGCGTCTGATTTCTATTGCTGTACCACGTATTCGTGACTTCCGTGGCTTGTCCGCTAAGTCTTTCGATGGTCGCGGTAACTACAGCATGGGTGTTCGTGAACAAATCATCTTCCCTGAAATCGATTACGATAAAGTGGATCGCGTACGTGGTTTAGATATTACTATCACCACTACTGCGAAATCAGATGACGAAGGTCGCGCACTGTTAGCAGCGTTCAACTTCCCGTTCCGCAAGTAA
- the rpsQ gene encoding 30S ribosomal protein S17 yields the protein MSDKIRTLQGRVVSDKMEKSIVVAIERMVKHPLYGKFIRRTTKLHVHDENNECGIGDVVEIRQTRPLSKTKSWALVRVVEKAVL from the coding sequence ATGAGCGATAAAATCCGTACTCTGCAAGGTCGTGTAGTTAGCGATAAAATGGAGAAATCTATTGTTGTTGCTATCGAACGTATGGTGAAACACCCTCTGTATGGTAAATTCATCCGTCGTACGACTAAATTGCACGTACATGACGAGAACAATGAATGTGGAATTGGTGACGTGGTAGAAATCCGCCAAACTCGTCCACTGTCTAAGACTAAGTCTTGGGCCTTAGTTCGCGTTGTAGAAAAAGCTGTTCTGTAA
- the rplR gene encoding 50S ribosomal protein L18 — MDKKAARIRRATRARRKIQELGATRLVVHRTPRHIYAQVIAPNGSETLVAASTTEKAINEQVKFTGNKDAAAVVGKLIAERALEKGITVVAFDRSGFQYHGRVQALADAAREAGLQF, encoded by the coding sequence ATGGATAAGAAAGCAGCTCGTATCCGTCGTGCGACCCGCGCACGCCGTAAGATCCAAGAGTTGGGTGCGACTCGCCTGGTGGTACATCGTACTCCACGCCATATTTATGCGCAGGTTATCGCACCGAACGGTTCTGAAACATTGGTTGCAGCTTCTACTACAGAAAAAGCTATCAATGAGCAAGTGAAATTCACTGGAAACAAAGATGCAGCAGCAGTAGTTGGTAAATTAATTGCTGAACGCGCACTGGAAAAAGGCATCACTGTTGTTGCTTTTGACCGTTCTGGTTTCCAATATCATGGTAGAGTCCAGGCACTGGCAGATGCTGCCCGTGAAGCTGGCCTTCAGTTCTAA
- the rpsH gene encoding 30S ribosomal protein S8, which produces MSMQDPIADMLTRIRNGQAANKVAVTMPSSKLKVAIAKVLKEEGYIEDFKIEGDIKPELELTLRYFQGKAVVESIQRVSRPSLRIYKKKDELPQVMAGLGIAVVSTSKGVMTDRAARQAGLGGEILCYVA; this is translated from the coding sequence ATGAGCATGCAAGATCCCATCGCGGATATGCTGACCCGTATCCGTAACGGTCAGGCCGCGAACAAAGTTGCGGTCACCATGCCTTCCTCCAAGCTGAAAGTGGCAATTGCCAAAGTGCTGAAGGAAGAAGGTTATATTGAAGATTTTAAAATTGAAGGCGACATCAAGCCAGAACTGGAACTGACTTTACGTTATTTCCAAGGTAAGGCTGTTGTAGAAAGCATTCAGCGTGTAAGCCGCCCAAGTCTGCGCATCTATAAGAAAAAAGATGAGCTGCCACAAGTTATGGCTGGTTTAGGTATCGCTGTTGTTTCTACCTCTAAAGGTGTCATGACTGATCGTGCAGCTCGCCAAGCTGGTCTTGGTGGCGAGATTCTCTGCTACGTAGCTTAA
- the rplN gene encoding 50S ribosomal protein L14, with the protein MIQEQTMLNVADNSGARRVMCIKVLGGSHRRYAHVGDIIKITVKEAIPRGKVKKGDVLKAVVVRTKKGVRRPDGSVIRFDGNACVLLNNNSEQVIGTRIFGPVTRELRNEKFMKIISLAPEVL; encoded by the coding sequence ATGATCCAAGAACAGACTATGCTGAACGTGGCCGACAACTCCGGTGCACGTCGCGTAATGTGTATCAAGGTTCTAGGTGGCTCGCACCGTCGCTATGCACATGTAGGCGACATCATTAAAATTACTGTTAAAGAAGCAATTCCACGCGGTAAAGTTAAAAAGGGTGATGTCCTGAAAGCGGTAGTGGTGCGCACCAAGAAGGGTGTACGTCGCCCTGACGGTTCTGTCATTCGCTTCGATGGTAATGCTTGTGTGTTATTAAATAATAACAGTGAGCAAGTAATCGGTACGCGTATTTTTGGGCCGGTAACTCGTGAACTTCGTAACGAGAAGTTTATGAAAATTATCTCTCTGGCACCTGAAGTACTCTAA
- the rpmD gene encoding 50S ribosomal protein L30 has product MAKTIKITQVRSSIGRLPKHKATLVGLGLRRIGHTVEREDTPAVRGMVNLVSYMVKVEE; this is encoded by the coding sequence ATGGCTAAGACTATTAAAATTACACAAGTTCGCAGTTCAATCGGTCGTCTGCCTAAGCATAAGGCAACACTGGTCGGTTTAGGTCTGCGTCGCATTGGTCATACAGTAGAGCGCGAGGATACTCCTGCTGTACGTGGTATGGTCAACTTGGTTTCCTACATGGTTAAAGTTGAGGAGTAA
- the rpsK gene encoding 30S ribosomal protein S11 yields MAKAPIRARKRVRKQVSDGVAHIHASFNNTIVTITDRQGNALGWATAGGSGFRGSRKSTPFAAQVAAERCAEAVKEYGIKNLEVMVKGPGPGRESTIRALNAAGFRITNITDVTPIPHNGCRPPKKRRV; encoded by the coding sequence ATGGCAAAAGCACCAATTCGTGCACGTAAGCGTGTAAGAAAACAAGTCTCAGACGGTGTGGCTCATATCCATGCTTCTTTCAACAACACAATCGTTACTATTACAGACCGTCAAGGTAACGCATTGGGTTGGGCAACTGCCGGTGGTTCCGGTTTCCGTGGTTCTCGCAAATCCACTCCGTTTGCAGCTCAGGTTGCAGCAGAGCGTTGCGCAGAAGCCGTGAAAGAATACGGTATCAAGAACCTGGAAGTTATGGTTAAGGGACCGGGTCCGGGTCGCGAATCAACAATTCGTGCTCTGAACGCCGCTGGTTTCCGCATCACTAATATTACTGATGTGACTCCTATCCCTCATAACGGTTGTCGCCCACCGAAAAAACGTCGCGTTTAA
- a CDS encoding alternative ribosome-rescue factor A, whose product MSKYQHKRGEIKDNAIEALLHDPLFRQRVEKNKKGKGSYTRKEKNKKSVNWEASGNRFIYLLPLAF is encoded by the coding sequence ATGAGTAAATATCAACATAAACGTGGTGAGATTAAAGATAATGCGATTGAAGCATTACTACATGACCCACTATTTCGCCAAAGAGTTGAAAAAAATAAAAAAGGAAAAGGCAGTTACACAAGAAAAGAAAAAAATAAGAAGTCAGTTAACTGGGAGGCCAGCGGTAATAGGTTTATTTACTTATTACCACTGGCCTTTTAG
- the rplX gene encoding 50S ribosomal protein L24, whose protein sequence is MAAKIRRDDEVIVLTGKDKGKRGKVKQVISSSKVIVEGINLVKKHQKPVPALNQPGGIVEKEAAIQVSNVAIFNAATGKADRVGFRFEDGKKVRFFKSNSETIK, encoded by the coding sequence ATGGCAGCGAAAATCCGTCGTGATGACGAAGTTATCGTGCTAACTGGGAAAGACAAAGGTAAGCGCGGTAAAGTAAAGCAGGTTATTTCTTCTAGTAAAGTTATCGTTGAAGGTATCAATCTGGTTAAAAAACATCAGAAGCCTGTACCGGCTCTGAACCAACCAGGTGGCATCGTTGAAAAAGAAGCGGCTATTCAAGTTTCTAACGTTGCAATCTTTAACGCGGCAACTGGTAAGGCTGACCGTGTAGGCTTTAGATTCGAAGACGGCAAAAAAGTCCGTTTCTTCAAATCTAACAGTGAAACTATCAAGTAA
- the zntR gene encoding Zn(2+)-responsive transcriptional regulator: MYKIGELARLADVTPDTIRFYEKQGLMGHKERTEGGYRLFTEQDLQRLRFIRYAKQLGFTLEAITELLSIRVDPEHHTCQESKQIVDLRLLEVEKKIQELIIMRDSLKMLSSACCGEEHATTYCSIMEILEKGASKVY; the protein is encoded by the coding sequence ATGTATAAGATAGGTGAACTTGCTAGGCTAGCAGATGTGACGCCTGATACGATTCGTTTTTATGAAAAACAAGGTTTGATGGGACATAAAGAAAGAACAGAAGGTGGGTATCGGTTATTTACGGAACAAGACCTACAGCGACTGCGTTTTATTCGTTATGCAAAACAGTTAGGTTTTACTTTAGAAGCTATCACTGAACTACTTTCAATACGAGTGGATCCTGAACATCATACCTGCCAAGAATCTAAACAGATTGTTGATCTCAGATTACTTGAAGTTGAAAAAAAGATACAAGAGCTTATTATTATGCGCGATTCGCTGAAGATGTTAAGTTCAGCATGTTGTGGAGAAGAACATGCGACAACCTATTGCTCCATTATGGAAATATTAGAAAAAGGTGCATCTAAAGTTTATTAA
- the rpmC gene encoding 50S ribosomal protein L29: MKAQELREKSVEELNAELLNLLREQFNLRMQAASGQLQQSHLLKQVRRDIARVKTLLTEKAGA, from the coding sequence ATGAAAGCACAAGAGCTGCGCGAAAAAAGCGTTGAAGAGCTGAATGCTGAACTTTTGAACCTGTTACGTGAACAATTTAATTTACGTATGCAGGCTGCAAGCGGTCAGCTGCAACAGTCTCATCTGTTGAAACAAGTGCGTCGCGATATCGCACGTGTGAAGACTTTACTGACTGAGAAGGCAGGTGCGTAA
- the rplQ gene encoding 50S ribosomal protein L17 has protein sequence MRHRKSGRQLNRNSSHRQAMFRNMAGSLVRHEIIKTTLPKAKELRRVVEPLITLAKTDSVANRRLAFARTRDNEIVAKLFNELGPRFAARAGGYTRILKCGYRTGDNAPMAYIELVDRAVESQEAAAE, from the coding sequence ATGCGCCATCGTAAGAGTGGTCGTCAATTGAACCGCAACAGCAGCCACCGCCAAGCTATGTTCCGTAACATGGCAGGTTCTTTAGTTCGTCATGAAATCATCAAGACGACTCTGCCTAAAGCGAAAGAACTGCGTCGCGTCGTTGAGCCGCTGATTACTCTTGCCAAGACCGACAGCGTAGCTAATCGTCGTCTGGCATTCGCACGTACTCGTGATAACGAGATCGTTGCAAAATTATTTAATGAACTGGGACCTCGTTTCGCAGCTCGTGCAGGTGGTTACACTCGTATTCTTAAGTGTGGCTACCGCACAGGTGACAACGCTCCGATGGCTTACATCGAGCTTGTTGACCGTGCTGTTGAGTCTCAAGAAGCAGCTGCAGAGTAA
- the rpsE gene encoding 30S ribosomal protein S5, which yields MAHIEKQAGELQEKLIAVNRVAKTVKGGRIFSFTALTVVGDGNGRVGFGYGKAREVPAAIQKAMEKARRSMKTVALNNGTLFHPVKGTHTGSRVFMQPAHEGTGIIAGGAMRAVLEVAGVRNVLAKTYGSTNPINVVRATLDALDSMKSPEMVAAKRGKSVEEILG from the coding sequence ATGGCTCACATCGAAAAACAAGCTGGCGAACTGCAGGAAAAGCTGATCGCGGTAAACCGCGTAGCAAAAACCGTTAAAGGTGGCCGTATTTTCAGCTTTACCGCACTGACTGTAGTTGGTGATGGTAACGGTCGCGTTGGTTTTGGCTACGGCAAAGCGCGCGAAGTTCCGGCAGCAATCCAGAAAGCGATGGAAAAAGCCCGTCGCAGTATGAAAACCGTTGCTCTAAACAACGGCACATTGTTCCACCCTGTGAAAGGTACACACACTGGTTCTCGTGTGTTTATGCAACCTGCTCACGAAGGTACCGGTATCATTGCCGGCGGTGCAATGCGTGCTGTTTTAGAAGTAGCTGGAGTTCGCAACGTACTGGCTAAAACCTATGGTTCCACTAACCCAATCAACGTGGTTCGTGCAACACTGGATGCTTTAGACAGCATGAAGTCTCCAGAAATGGTCGCAGCTAAGCGTGGAAAATCCGTCGAAGAAATTCTGGGGTAA
- the mscL gene encoding large-conductance mechanosensitive channel protein MscL, which produces MSFLKDFREFAMKGNVVDMAVGIIIGAAFGKIVSSLVADVIMPPLGLLIGGVDFKSFSVVLKEAQGDLPAVVLNYGMFIQTVFDFVIVAFAIFMAIKVMNKVRREKEAAPAEPAPPSKEEVLLSEIRDLLKEQNKN; this is translated from the coding sequence ATGAGCTTTTTAAAAGATTTCCGCGAATTTGCTATGAAGGGCAATGTAGTGGATATGGCAGTTGGTATTATTATTGGTGCTGCATTTGGTAAAATTGTATCTTCATTAGTTGCTGATGTCATTATGCCTCCGCTAGGTTTACTAATCGGAGGTGTTGATTTCAAATCATTCAGCGTAGTATTAAAAGAAGCACAAGGTGATTTACCAGCAGTAGTACTAAATTATGGTATGTTTATACAAACCGTTTTTGACTTCGTTATTGTTGCGTTCGCTATCTTTATGGCAATTAAGGTCATGAATAAAGTTCGCCGTGAAAAAGAAGCCGCACCAGCAGAGCCAGCCCCACCATCTAAAGAAGAAGTTCTGTTATCAGAAATTCGTGATCTTTTAAAAGAACAAAATAAAAATTAA
- the secY gene encoding preprotein translocase subunit SecY yields MAKQPGLDFQSAKGGAGELKRRLLFVIGALIVFRIGSFIPIPGIDATVLAKLLEQQQGTIIEMFNMFSGGALSRASIFALGIMPYISASIIIQLLSVVNPRLAEIKKEGEAGRRKISQYTRWGTLVLAIFQSIGIAMGLPNMPGMQGLVIDPGLPFYFTAVVSLVTGTMFLMWLGEQITERGIGNGISIIIFAGIVAGLPPAIGHTIEQARQGDLHFLLLLLVAVLVFAVTFFVVFMERGQRRIVVNYAKRQQGRRVYAAQSTHLPLKVNMAGVIPAIFASSIILFPGTIASWFGDGTGWDWLTTISMYLQPGQPLYVLLYASAIIFFCFFYTALVFNPRETADNLKKSGAFVPGIRPGEQTAKYIDKVMTRLTLVGALYITFICLIPEFMRDAMKVPFYFGGTSLLIVVVVIMDFMAQVQTLMMSSQYESALKKANLKGK; encoded by the coding sequence ATGGCTAAACAACCAGGATTAGATTTTCAAAGTGCCAAGGGTGGAGCTGGCGAACTTAAACGCAGACTTTTGTTTGTAATTGGTGCGCTAATTGTTTTCCGAATTGGTTCTTTTATTCCAATCCCTGGTATTGATGCCACTGTGCTTGCCAAATTGCTCGAACAGCAACAAGGCACCATCATTGAAATGTTTAACATGTTCTCTGGTGGTGCTCTTAGCCGTGCTTCTATCTTTGCTTTGGGTATCATGCCGTATATTTCGGCATCGATTATCATCCAATTATTATCAGTGGTTAATCCACGGTTAGCAGAGATTAAGAAGGAAGGAGAAGCAGGTCGTCGGAAGATAAGCCAATATACTCGTTGGGGTACTCTGGTATTAGCAATATTCCAATCTATTGGTATTGCAATGGGTCTACCGAATATGCCAGGGATGCAAGGGTTAGTTATTGATCCGGGTCTCCCGTTCTACTTTACGGCTGTTGTTAGCTTGGTCACGGGGACTATGTTCCTTATGTGGTTAGGTGAGCAGATAACTGAAAGAGGTATCGGTAACGGTATTTCTATCATTATCTTTGCTGGTATTGTTGCGGGATTACCGCCGGCTATTGGCCATACCATCGAGCAAGCTCGGCAAGGCGATCTGCACTTCCTCCTGTTGCTGTTGGTTGCGGTGTTAGTATTCGCGGTTACATTCTTTGTTGTGTTTATGGAACGTGGTCAACGTCGTATCGTCGTTAATTACGCTAAACGTCAGCAAGGCCGCCGTGTTTACGCAGCACAAAGTACACATTTACCGTTAAAAGTGAATATGGCGGGTGTAATTCCTGCAATTTTTGCTTCCAGTATCATACTATTCCCGGGTACAATAGCTTCTTGGTTTGGTGATGGAACTGGCTGGGACTGGCTGACTACAATTTCTATGTATTTACAGCCTGGTCAACCGTTATATGTGTTACTTTATGCATCTGCGATCATCTTCTTCTGTTTCTTCTATACGGCGTTGGTTTTCAACCCGAGAGAAACAGCAGATAACCTGAAGAAGTCCGGTGCATTTGTACCAGGAATTCGTCCGGGAGAGCAAACGGCCAAGTACATTGATAAGGTAATGACTCGCTTAACATTAGTTGGCGCATTATATATTACCTTCATCTGCCTAATCCCGGAGTTCATGCGTGACGCAATGAAAGTACCTTTCTATTTTGGTGGTACTTCCCTCTTAATCGTGGTTGTCGTTATCATGGACTTTATGGCTCAAGTGCAAACTCTGATGATGTCAAGTCAGTATGAGTCTGCATTGAAGAAAGCAAACCTGAAAGGTAAGTAA
- the rplO gene encoding 50S ribosomal protein L15, producing the protein MRLNTLSPAEGAKHAPKRVGRGIGSGLGKTGGRGHKGQKSRSGGGVRRGFEGGQMPLYRRLPKFGFTSRKAMITAEIRLSDFAAVEGDVIDLNALKAANVVGIQIEYAKVILSGEVNRAVTVRGLRVTKGARAAIEAAGGKIEE; encoded by the coding sequence ATGCGTTTAAATACTCTGTCTCCGGCTGAAGGTGCCAAGCACGCGCCTAAACGCGTAGGTCGTGGTATCGGTTCTGGTCTCGGTAAAACCGGCGGCCGTGGTCACAAAGGTCAGAAATCTCGTTCTGGCGGTGGCGTACGTCGTGGTTTCGAAGGCGGCCAGATGCCTTTATACCGTCGTCTGCCGAAATTCGGCTTCACTTCACGCAAAGCAATGATCACTGCAGAGATTCGTCTGTCTGATTTTGCTGCTGTTGAAGGCGATGTTATTGATCTGAACGCACTGAAAGCCGCGAACGTTGTTGGCATCCAGATTGAATATGCGAAAGTTATTCTGTCTGGCGAAGTGAACCGTGCAGTTACTGTACGTGGCCTTCGTGTTACTAAAGGTGCTCGCGCTGCAATCGAAGCTGCCGGCGGTAAAATTGAGGAATAA
- the rplF gene encoding 50S ribosomal protein L6, giving the protein MSRVAKAPVVIPAGVEVKLNGQVISIKGKNGELTRTIHNAVEVKSEDNQLTFAPREGFDDAWAQAGTTRSLCNAMVVGVTEGFTKKLQLVGVGYRAAIKGNAVSLSLGFSHPVEHALPAGITAECPTQTEIVLKGADKQVIGQVAAELRAYRRPEPYKGKGVRYADEIVRTKEAKKK; this is encoded by the coding sequence ATGTCTCGTGTGGCAAAAGCACCCGTCGTCATTCCTGCCGGCGTAGAGGTAAAACTCAACGGTCAGGTTATTTCGATTAAGGGTAAAAACGGCGAGCTTACTCGTACTATCCATAATGCAGTTGAAGTTAAAAGCGAAGACAATCAACTGACTTTCGCACCACGCGAAGGTTTTGATGATGCATGGGCACAAGCGGGTACTACTCGTTCACTGTGTAATGCAATGGTTGTTGGTGTTACCGAAGGCTTCACTAAAAAGCTTCAACTGGTCGGTGTTGGTTACCGTGCAGCAATCAAAGGCAATGCAGTAAGCTTGTCTTTAGGTTTCTCGCATCCGGTTGAACACGCACTGCCAGCAGGCATTACTGCTGAATGTCCAACACAAACTGAAATCGTACTGAAAGGTGCGGATAAGCAAGTGATTGGTCAAGTTGCAGCAGAACTGCGTGCTTACCGTCGTCCTGAACCTTACAAAGGTAAAGGTGTTCGTTACGCCGATGAAATCGTGCGTACCAAAGAGGCTAAGAAGAAGTAA
- the rpsD gene encoding 30S ribosomal protein S4, with the protein MARYLGPKLKLSRREGTDLFLKSGVRAIDTKCKLEQAPGQHGARKPRLSDYGVQLREKQKVRRIYGVLERQFRNYYKEATRLKGNTGENLLTLLEGRLDNVVYRMGFGATRAEARQMVSHKAIMVNGRVVNIASYQVSPNDVISVREKAKKQSRIKAALELAEQREKPTWLEVDAAKMEGVFKRIPERTDLSADINEHLIVELYSK; encoded by the coding sequence ATGGCTAGATATTTGGGTCCTAAGCTCAAGCTGAGCCGTCGCGAAGGAACAGACCTCTTCCTGAAGTCTGGTGTTCGCGCGATTGACACCAAGTGTAAATTAGAACAGGCTCCAGGCCAGCACGGTGCGCGTAAACCGCGTCTGTCTGACTATGGCGTCCAGTTACGTGAAAAACAAAAAGTTCGTCGTATCTACGGTGTTCTGGAACGTCAATTCCGTAACTATTACAAAGAAGCAACACGTCTGAAAGGCAACACAGGTGAAAACCTGCTGACTTTGCTGGAAGGTCGTCTTGATAACGTCGTTTACCGTATGGGCTTTGGCGCAACTCGCGCAGAAGCACGTCAAATGGTTAGCCATAAAGCTATCATGGTAAATGGCCGTGTAGTTAATATCGCTTCTTATCAGGTTTCCCCGAATGACGTTATCAGCGTTCGTGAGAAAGCTAAAAAACAGTCTCGTATTAAGGCTGCTTTAGAGCTGGCTGAACAGCGTGAGAAGCCAACTTGGCTGGAAGTTGATGCTGCTAAAATGGAAGGTGTGTTCAAACGTATTCCTGAACGTACTGACTTGTCTGCGGACATTAACGAACACCTGATCGTCGAGCTTTACTCCAAGTAA
- the rpsN gene encoding 30S ribosomal protein S14, producing MAKKSMKARDVKRAKLAEKFFAKRVELKAIISDVKASDEDRWDAVLKLQTLPRDSSPSRQRNRCRQTGRPHGFLRKFGLSRIKVREAAMRGEIPGLKKASW from the coding sequence ATGGCTAAGAAATCTATGAAAGCGCGTGATGTTAAACGTGCTAAATTAGCTGAGAAATTCTTCGCAAAACGCGTAGAACTGAAAGCTATCATCTCTGATGTTAAAGCATCTGATGAAGATCGCTGGGACGCTGTTCTCAAGCTGCAAACACTGCCACGTGATTCAAGTCCTTCTCGTCAGCGTAACCGCTGCCGTCAAACAGGGCGTCCGCACGGTTTCCTGCGGAAGTTTGGTCTGAGCCGTATTAAAGTCCGTGAAGCCGCTATGCGCGGTGAAATCCCGGGCCTTAAAAAGGCAAGTTGGTAA